A single genomic interval of Rhizobium leguminosarum bv. trifolii WSM1325 harbors:
- a CDS encoding secretion protein HlyD family protein (PFAM: secretion protein HlyD family protein~KEGG: rec:RHECIAT_CH0003923 putative protein secretion protein, HlyD family): MSSNQKSNVARIVSENAETEEVKADVAAVEAPTAEARELPSAPAQSAPASVAAAPAAAKKRRSPVLPIVVLALLAGGGWYGYEWWTNGRFMVSTDDAYIEGDIATISPKVTGYVAKVNVVANQEVKAGDVLATLDNGDYQNALDLAQAQIVTEQLSLQRIDAQIEGANASLVQAQAQKVALEAAVRGAEITQKRQSDLQAKSVGTAADLDNANIALDQAKANLAGGDANITAAQANITILQAQRKEAEGSVRSLEISRDKAVRDLSFTVLKAPYDGIVGNRSVQEGDLVSPGQRLMALVPVRQLYIDANFKETQIQHLVPGSKVNVQVDAYSDHPIVGTVESISPASGSVFSMLPPENATGNFTKVIQRVPVRIALPQEALDSGRLRAGLSVVVDVDTRTAPSK, from the coding sequence ATGTCGAGCAACCAGAAGAGCAACGTCGCGCGGATCGTCAGCGAAAACGCCGAGACCGAAGAGGTAAAGGCGGATGTCGCGGCCGTAGAAGCCCCGACGGCAGAAGCCCGCGAACTTCCCTCTGCTCCCGCGCAGTCGGCGCCGGCTTCGGTCGCCGCCGCACCCGCGGCTGCGAAGAAGCGCCGCAGCCCGGTGCTGCCGATCGTCGTGCTTGCCCTTCTCGCAGGCGGCGGCTGGTATGGTTACGAATGGTGGACGAACGGCCGCTTCATGGTGTCGACCGACGACGCCTATATCGAAGGCGATATCGCAACGATTTCGCCGAAGGTCACGGGCTACGTCGCGAAGGTGAACGTTGTCGCCAACCAGGAAGTCAAAGCGGGCGACGTGCTTGCCACGCTTGATAACGGCGACTATCAGAACGCCCTCGATTTGGCCCAGGCCCAGATCGTCACCGAACAGCTTTCGCTGCAGCGTATCGACGCGCAGATCGAAGGCGCGAATGCGAGCCTGGTGCAGGCGCAGGCGCAGAAGGTGGCACTCGAAGCGGCCGTTCGCGGTGCCGAGATTACTCAGAAGCGCCAGAGCGACCTTCAGGCGAAGTCGGTCGGCACCGCCGCCGATCTCGACAACGCCAATATCGCCCTCGACCAGGCCAAGGCCAATCTTGCCGGCGGCGATGCCAACATCACCGCTGCACAGGCCAACATCACCATTCTCCAGGCCCAGCGCAAGGAAGCCGAAGGCTCGGTCCGTTCGCTGGAAATCTCACGCGACAAGGCCGTTCGCGACCTTTCCTTCACCGTGCTCAAGGCGCCTTATGACGGCATTGTCGGCAACCGCTCCGTCCAGGAAGGCGACCTCGTCTCTCCCGGCCAGCGCCTGATGGCACTCGTTCCGGTGCGCCAGCTCTACATCGACGCCAATTTCAAGGAAACGCAGATCCAGCATCTGGTGCCGGGCTCGAAGGTCAACGTCCAGGTCGATGCCTATAGCGATCATCCGATCGTGGGCACCGTCGAATCGATCTCACCGGCTTCCGGCTCGGTCTTTTCGATGCTGCCGCCGGAAAACGCCACGGGCAATTTCACCAAGGTGATCCAGCGCGTGCCTGTGCGCATCGCGCTGCCGCAGGAAGCGCTCGACAGCGGGCGGCTGCGCGCGGGCCTGAGCGTCGTCGTCGACGTCGACACCCGTACGGCGCCGAGCAAGTAA
- a CDS encoding transcriptional regulator, AraC family (PFAM: AraC-type transcriptional regulator domain protein; helix-turn-helix- domain containing protein AraC type~SMART: helix-turn-helix- domain containing protein AraC type~KEGG: cak:Caul_2399 AraC family transcriptional regulator) — translation MQTMLEEMRRLTAHAENRPTETGIPGILMVKGEIPEHKLGAVYEPMVNLILDGSKTLTIAGQDYYYDPASYFVISIDVPATGMVQQAGPDRPYIGVSLSLDPVKVAALLLDLPPQSYQEGQSGGYSVCRMTPELPGAWLRMLQLMERPQDIPALAPAYEREILYRVLQGPQGWMLRDIAAPDSALSRIRLAIRWVREHYAEAVEVEKLAALTAMSVSAFHRHFKAVTAMSPIQFQKRIRLLQARQLLISQSGNASSVAYSVGYESVSQFTREYARFFGQPPARDASLMRENIRPAA, via the coding sequence ATGCAAACAATGCTCGAAGAGATGCGCCGCTTGACGGCCCACGCTGAAAACCGCCCGACGGAAACCGGCATACCCGGCATACTGATGGTCAAGGGGGAGATCCCCGAACACAAGCTCGGCGCCGTTTATGAGCCAATGGTCAACCTGATCCTTGATGGCAGCAAGACGCTGACGATCGCCGGGCAGGATTATTATTACGATCCAGCGAGCTACTTCGTGATATCGATCGATGTGCCGGCGACGGGCATGGTGCAGCAGGCAGGTCCCGACCGGCCCTATATCGGCGTCAGCCTATCGCTCGATCCTGTAAAGGTCGCAGCGCTTCTCCTGGATCTTCCGCCGCAATCCTATCAGGAGGGACAAAGCGGTGGCTATTCCGTCTGTCGCATGACGCCGGAACTTCCGGGTGCCTGGCTGAGGATGCTGCAACTCATGGAGCGCCCGCAGGATATCCCTGCCCTTGCCCCGGCCTACGAACGCGAAATCCTCTATCGCGTGCTGCAAGGACCGCAGGGCTGGATGCTGCGGGATATCGCAGCACCCGATAGCGCCCTGTCGCGGATACGGCTCGCCATTCGCTGGGTTCGCGAGCATTATGCCGAAGCGGTCGAGGTCGAAAAACTCGCCGCCCTCACCGCCATGAGCGTCTCGGCCTTTCATCGCCATTTCAAGGCTGTGACGGCGATGAGCCCGATCCAGTTCCAAAAGCGTATCCGCCTGCTGCAGGCCCGCCAGCTTCTGATTTCCCAATCCGGAAACGCCTCCTCGGTCGCCTATTCGGTGGGCTACGAAAGCGTCTCGCAATTCACCAGGGAATATGCACGTTTCTTCGGCCAGCCGCCGGCGCGCGACGCCTCGCTGATGAGGGAAAATATCAGGCCTGCCGCCTGA
- a CDS encoding conserved hypothetical protein (KEGG: rec:RHECIAT_CH0003929 hypothetical protein), producing MKALLRIFRPSRKLAIIIGGVALLMGVSGGAAVYVGKDRLIGAAGGGYGLECSDVNLVTIRKQDHVWVRKYIKTEPTDGMTRVKTALRVAQAVYAAQKPDLVQVVVLDENGPTLRADIRGRAIGADVVYIPHPDKTVPGLDDKAYTARYYDGKASENGLFFGERIEMPFDEVAMISAAFKDPEDCVDPVAVGSTKGEGKAAGGGHGAAPETKDPSAQEQAAKDAATPAEDAPAEEPQAKSGH from the coding sequence GTGAAGGCCTTACTGCGCATCTTCCGGCCTTCCCGGAAATTGGCAATCATCATCGGTGGAGTCGCTCTTCTCATGGGCGTTTCCGGCGGTGCGGCGGTCTATGTCGGCAAGGACAGGCTGATCGGTGCCGCCGGTGGTGGATACGGGCTCGAATGCAGCGACGTCAACCTGGTGACGATCCGGAAGCAGGACCACGTCTGGGTACGCAAATACATCAAAACCGAACCGACCGACGGGATGACGCGCGTCAAGACTGCGCTTCGTGTCGCTCAGGCCGTCTATGCCGCGCAGAAGCCGGATCTGGTCCAGGTGGTGGTGCTCGACGAAAACGGACCGACGTTACGCGCCGACATTCGCGGCCGGGCGATCGGCGCCGATGTCGTCTATATCCCGCATCCCGACAAGACCGTTCCCGGCCTCGACGACAAGGCCTATACAGCGCGCTACTATGACGGCAAGGCCAGTGAAAATGGGCTGTTCTTCGGCGAGCGGATAGAGATGCCGTTCGACGAGGTCGCCATGATCAGCGCCGCCTTCAAGGACCCCGAGGATTGCGTCGACCCGGTCGCGGTTGGCTCCACGAAGGGTGAGGGCAAGGCAGCAGGCGGTGGACACGGCGCAGCACCGGAGACCAAGGATCCGTCTGCTCAGGAGCAGGCTGCCAAGGATGCAGCCACTCCAGCGGAAGACGCTCCCGCAGAAGAACCGCAGGCCAAGAGCGGGCACTAA
- a CDS encoding short-chain dehydrogenase/reductase SDR (PFAM: short-chain dehydrogenase/reductase SDR; KR domain protein~KEGG: cak:Caul_2398 short-chain dehydrogenase/reductase SDR) has protein sequence MKIAIITGGSRGIGQSAAQECARRGMGVILTYNSHKPGADEVIAAIKADGGQAFALALDVGDADSFPAFVAEVKRLLSTYWGRDAFDCLVNNAGFGMFNLMEMVTTGQFDALMNVHLKGPFFLTQALLPLMVDGGVILNVTSASVRVATAGVAPYAALKSGLETLTRYQAKEFGDRRIRANAISPGPIRTNLADAALDKNPEFAALLASQTALGRIGEAEDVGRVIAMLASDDGAWINAQTIEVAGGYMI, from the coding sequence ATGAAAATCGCAATCATTACCGGCGGCAGCCGTGGCATTGGTCAATCGGCAGCGCAGGAATGCGCAAGGCGCGGCATGGGTGTCATCCTCACCTATAACAGCCACAAGCCAGGTGCGGATGAAGTCATCGCCGCGATCAAGGCAGACGGTGGTCAAGCTTTTGCGCTTGCCCTCGATGTCGGTGATGCCGACAGCTTTCCGGCCTTCGTGGCGGAGGTGAAACGGCTGCTTTCCACTTATTGGGGCCGGGATGCGTTCGATTGCCTCGTCAACAATGCCGGTTTCGGCATGTTCAATCTCATGGAGATGGTGACGACGGGCCAGTTCGACGCTCTGATGAATGTCCACCTGAAAGGGCCGTTCTTCCTGACGCAGGCATTGCTGCCGCTGATGGTCGATGGCGGCGTGATCCTCAATGTAACGAGCGCTTCCGTTCGCGTCGCAACAGCAGGTGTTGCACCCTATGCAGCCCTCAAGTCCGGACTTGAGACGTTGACCCGCTATCAGGCGAAGGAGTTCGGCGATCGCAGGATCCGCGCCAATGCTATCTCGCCCGGTCCTATCCGCACCAATCTTGCCGACGCTGCGCTGGACAAGAACCCGGAATTCGCCGCGTTGCTTGCCTCACAGACGGCTCTCGGCCGTATCGGCGAAGCCGAGGATGTCGGCCGCGTCATCGCCATGCTCGCGTCCGACGACGGCGCATGGATCAATGCGCAGACAATCGAGGTCGCCGGCGGCTACATGATCTGA
- a CDS encoding transcriptional regulator, TetR family (PFAM: regulatory protein TetR~KEGG: ret:RHE_CH03653 TetR family transcriptional regulator) yields the protein MTLKPDHAAVFSPPAAGGRFAAGEDPAKRQQILAGAKRVFMKMGFDAASMNDVTREAGVSKGTLYVYFTNKEELFSAMIETERAAFVAAVRTALAEHDDPEAGLYEFGISFVTHMTDEKVISAMRTVLGVRDRMPVLCQRFFKGPENLRTIMRDFLERHIAEGRFEIDDIDLAAGQFLDLASGSFFKLRLFGSMEEPPSRDEIERVIRGAIRVFMAAYGARRHETA from the coding sequence ATGACGCTGAAACCCGACCACGCCGCCGTATTCAGTCCTCCCGCTGCCGGAGGCCGATTTGCCGCAGGCGAAGATCCGGCCAAGCGCCAGCAGATCCTCGCCGGCGCCAAGCGCGTTTTCATGAAGATGGGTTTCGACGCCGCCAGCATGAACGACGTGACGCGTGAGGCCGGCGTCTCCAAGGGAACGCTCTACGTCTATTTCACCAACAAGGAAGAGCTGTTTTCGGCGATGATCGAGACCGAGCGCGCCGCCTTCGTGGCGGCCGTGCGCACGGCGCTTGCCGAACATGACGATCCCGAAGCCGGCCTGTACGAATTCGGGATAAGCTTCGTCACCCATATGACCGATGAAAAGGTCATCAGCGCGATGCGCACCGTTCTCGGCGTTCGCGACCGCATGCCGGTGCTCTGTCAACGCTTCTTCAAGGGTCCGGAAAACCTGCGCACCATCATGCGCGACTTCCTGGAACGCCACATCGCCGAAGGCAGGTTTGAGATCGACGACATCGATCTGGCCGCCGGCCAGTTCCTCGATCTCGCCAGCGGTAGTTTCTTCAAGCTCCGCCTGTTCGGAAGCATGGAAGAGCCGCCGTCCCGTGACGAAATCGAGCGCGTCATCCGCGGCGCGATCCGGGTCTTCATGGCCGCCTATGGCGCGCGCCGGCACGAGACCGCCTGA
- a CDS encoding glutamyl-tRNA synthetase (TIGRFAM: glutamyl-tRNA synthetase~PFAM: glutamyl-tRNA synthetase class Ic~KEGG: ret:RHE_CH03656 glutamyl-tRNA synthetase): MTVSGTATGVRVRIAPSPTGEPHVGTAYIALFNYLFAKKHGGEFILRIEDTDATRSTPEFETKVLDALKWCGLEWKEGPDIGGPYGPYRQSDRKEMYQPYGQELLDKGHAFRCFCTPARLEQMRETQRAAGKPPKYDGLCLNLTAEEVTSRIAAGETTVIRMKIPAEGSCDFTDGVYGDVSIPWDSVDMQVLVKADGMPTYHMANVIDDHLMKITHVARGEEWLASVPKHILLYRYFDWDQPVFMHLSLMRNADKSKLSKRKNPTSISYYSALGYIPEALMNFLGLFFIQIAEGEELLGMDELSEKFDPANLSKAGAIFDIQKLDWLNGRWIREKLSEEEFQARVLTWAMENDRLKEGLRLSQTRISKLGELPDLAGFLLKSDLGLQPSDFAKIKSPPEEILEILNTVQPDLEKILEWNVETIEAELRAIADRMGKKLKVVVSPLFVAVSGSSRSLPLFDSMAILGRSVVRQRLKLASQAVAALVGSK, from the coding sequence ATGACAGTTTCCGGGACAGCCACCGGCGTCCGCGTCCGCATCGCTCCCTCGCCGACCGGCGAGCCGCATGTCGGCACCGCTTACATCGCTCTTTTCAACTACCTTTTCGCCAAGAAGCATGGCGGCGAGTTCATCCTGCGCATCGAGGATACCGATGCGACACGCTCGACCCCGGAATTCGAAACGAAGGTGTTGGACGCGCTGAAATGGTGCGGGCTGGAATGGAAGGAAGGCCCTGATATCGGCGGCCCCTACGGCCCCTATCGCCAGTCCGACCGCAAGGAAATGTACCAGCCTTACGGGCAGGAATTGCTGGATAAGGGCCATGCCTTCCGCTGTTTCTGCACACCCGCGCGGCTGGAGCAGATGCGCGAAACCCAGCGCGCCGCCGGCAAGCCGCCGAAGTACGATGGTCTCTGCCTCAACCTCACGGCCGAGGAAGTCACCTCGCGCATTGCCGCCGGCGAGACGACCGTCATCCGCATGAAGATTCCTGCCGAAGGCTCATGCGACTTCACCGACGGCGTCTACGGCGATGTCTCCATTCCGTGGGATTCGGTCGACATGCAGGTGCTCGTCAAGGCCGACGGCATGCCGACCTATCACATGGCCAACGTCATCGACGACCATCTGATGAAGATCACCCATGTGGCGCGCGGCGAGGAATGGCTGGCTTCGGTGCCGAAGCACATCCTGCTTTATCGCTATTTCGACTGGGATCAGCCGGTCTTCATGCATCTGTCGCTGATGCGCAATGCCGACAAGTCGAAGCTGTCGAAGCGCAAGAACCCGACCTCGATCTCCTATTACTCCGCGCTCGGCTATATCCCGGAAGCGCTGATGAACTTCCTCGGCCTGTTCTTCATCCAGATCGCCGAGGGCGAAGAGCTCCTTGGTATGGACGAGCTCTCCGAGAAGTTCGACCCGGCAAACCTCTCCAAGGCCGGTGCGATCTTCGACATTCAGAAGCTCGACTGGCTGAACGGCCGCTGGATCCGCGAGAAGCTCTCCGAGGAGGAATTCCAGGCGCGTGTGCTGACTTGGGCGATGGAAAACGACCGCCTGAAGGAAGGTCTGCGCCTGTCGCAGACACGCATTTCCAAGCTCGGTGAGTTGCCCGATCTTGCCGGCTTCCTGCTGAAGTCCGATCTCGGCCTGCAGCCTTCCGACTTCGCCAAGATCAAGTCGCCGCCGGAAGAGATCCTGGAGATCCTCAACACCGTTCAGCCGGATCTCGAAAAGATCCTGGAATGGAATGTCGAGACGATCGAGGCGGAGCTGCGCGCGATCGCCGACCGCATGGGCAAGAAGCTGAAGGTCGTGGTCTCGCCGCTCTTCGTCGCCGTGTCCGGCTCGTCGCGCTCGCTGCCGCTCTTCGATTCCATGGCGATCCTCGGCCGGTCCGTTGTGCGTCAGCGCCTGAAGCTCGCCTCGCAGGCGGTCGCCGCCCTCGTCGGCTCGAAGTAA
- a CDS encoding Integral membrane protein TerC (PFAM: Integral membrane protein TerC~KEGG: ret:RHE_CH03655 TerC family transporter protein) produces the protein MLMQEIMTLIQDPAAWVALITLVVMEVVLGIDNLIFISILTNKLPPEHREKARKIGIGLALVMRLALLGTIAWIVQLTEPLFEAFGHGFSWKDLILIAGGLFLVWKATKEIHHSVDPEDHGEDFIASSATTGFASAIGQILLLDLVFSVDSIITAVGMTPHLPIMVVAVVAAVTVMLVAATPLANFIERNPTIVMLALAFLLMIGTTLIAEGMGFHVPKGYVYAAMAFSALVEVLNMFARNARKRKRDAAH, from the coding sequence ATGCTGATGCAGGAAATCATGACGCTCATTCAGGATCCGGCCGCCTGGGTGGCGCTCATCACGCTGGTGGTGATGGAAGTCGTTCTCGGGATCGACAACCTGATCTTCATTTCCATTCTCACCAACAAACTGCCGCCCGAGCACCGCGAGAAGGCCCGCAAGATCGGCATCGGTCTTGCGCTCGTCATGCGTCTCGCCCTGCTCGGCACCATCGCCTGGATCGTGCAGCTGACCGAACCGCTGTTTGAAGCCTTCGGCCACGGTTTCTCCTGGAAGGATCTGATCCTGATTGCCGGCGGTCTGTTCCTCGTCTGGAAGGCCACCAAGGAAATCCACCACAGCGTCGATCCGGAAGATCACGGCGAGGACTTCATCGCAAGTTCGGCCACGACAGGCTTTGCATCGGCCATCGGCCAGATCCTTCTGCTCGACCTCGTCTTCTCCGTCGACAGCATCATCACCGCCGTCGGCATGACGCCACATCTGCCGATCATGGTGGTCGCCGTCGTCGCCGCAGTCACCGTCATGCTTGTCGCCGCGACCCCGCTTGCCAACTTCATCGAGAGGAACCCGACGATCGTCATGCTGGCGCTCGCCTTCCTGCTGATGATCGGCACGACGCTGATCGCCGAAGGCATGGGCTTCCATGTGCCGAAGGGCTACGTCTACGCCGCCATGGCCTTCTCGGCGCTGGTCGAGGTGCTGAACATGTTCGCGCGCAACGCCCGCAAGCGAAAACGCGACGCCGCGCATTGA
- a CDS encoding lysyl-tRNA synthetase (TIGRFAM: lysyl-tRNA synthetase~PFAM: tRNA synthetase class II (D K and N); tRNA synthetase class II (G H P and S); nucleic acid binding OB-fold tRNA/helicase-type~KEGG: rec:RHECIAT_CH0003928 lysyl-tRNA synthetase protein) gives MADNKTENTLSSDATEVRTQKLKLLREQIGEVYPAHFHRTMTNAELIAKYENLESDVETQDVVIVAGRVYSSRNSGMFMDIHDAGGKIQIFSHKDTTPEEARALLPMIDIGDIIGVTGIVRRTKRGELTINAQTITMLTKSLLPMPEKWHGLSDIELRYRKRHLDIMTNEDSKLRFQQRSKILSGIRRFMENDGFMEVETPMLHSVYGGATAEPFKTHHNTLKLDMYLRIAPELFLKRTLVSGLTDKVFEINRNFRNEGVSTRHNPEFTMMECYWAYADYEDIMDLVERLFESLALSIHGATEFPFGDKTMSFKGPFKRVPMPDAVKEATGIDFLAIKTDEEARAAAKAAGFAVEKDWTWGECLAFIFEEKVESTLIQPSHVTHFPKDISPFAKEVPGEPRLVERFETYCNAWELGNAFSELNDPEEQRRRMVEQLEQAHARGEKEKQLDEEFLDAIDQGMPPAGGLGIGVDRLIMLLTNAPSIRDVILFPARRNKAD, from the coding sequence ATGGCTGACAACAAGACCGAAAACACCCTTTCCTCCGACGCGACGGAAGTGCGCACCCAGAAGCTGAAGCTGCTGCGCGAGCAGATCGGCGAGGTCTATCCGGCGCATTTCCACCGCACGATGACCAATGCCGAGCTCATCGCGAAATATGAGAACCTGGAATCTGACGTCGAGACGCAGGATGTCGTCATCGTCGCCGGCCGCGTCTACTCGTCGCGCAACTCCGGCATGTTCATGGACATCCACGATGCCGGCGGCAAGATCCAGATTTTCAGTCACAAGGACACGACCCCGGAAGAAGCCCGCGCCCTGCTGCCGATGATCGACATCGGCGACATCATCGGCGTCACCGGCATCGTGCGCCGCACCAAGCGCGGCGAGCTGACGATCAACGCGCAGACAATCACCATGCTGACGAAGTCGCTGCTGCCGATGCCGGAAAAGTGGCACGGCCTCTCCGACATCGAGTTGCGCTATCGCAAGCGCCATCTCGACATCATGACCAACGAGGATTCGAAGCTCCGCTTCCAGCAGCGCTCGAAGATCCTCTCCGGCATCCGCCGCTTCATGGAAAATGACGGCTTCATGGAAGTCGAGACGCCGATGCTGCATTCGGTCTATGGCGGCGCCACCGCCGAGCCGTTCAAGACGCATCACAACACGCTCAAACTCGACATGTACCTGCGCATCGCACCGGAACTGTTCCTCAAGCGCACGCTGGTCTCGGGGCTGACCGACAAGGTGTTCGAGATCAACCGGAACTTCCGCAACGAAGGAGTCTCCACCCGGCACAATCCCGAATTCACCATGATGGAGTGTTACTGGGCCTATGCCGATTATGAGGACATCATGGACCTCGTCGAGCGGCTGTTCGAGAGCTTGGCACTCTCCATTCACGGTGCGACGGAATTCCCCTTCGGCGACAAGACCATGTCCTTCAAGGGTCCGTTCAAGCGCGTCCCGATGCCCGACGCCGTCAAGGAAGCGACCGGCATCGACTTCCTCGCCATCAAGACCGATGAAGAGGCGCGCGCCGCCGCCAAGGCTGCCGGCTTTGCGGTCGAGAAGGATTGGACTTGGGGCGAATGCCTCGCCTTCATCTTCGAGGAAAAGGTCGAATCCACGCTGATCCAGCCGTCGCATGTCACGCATTTCCCGAAGGACATTTCGCCCTTCGCCAAGGAAGTGCCGGGCGAGCCGCGCCTGGTCGAGCGCTTCGAGACCTATTGCAACGCCTGGGAACTCGGCAACGCCTTCTCGGAGCTGAACGATCCCGAGGAGCAGCGCCGCCGCATGGTCGAGCAGCTCGAACAGGCGCATGCCCGCGGCGAAAAGGAAAAGCAGTTGGATGAGGAATTCCTCGACGCCATCGACCAGGGCATGCCGCCGGCAGGTGGCCTCGGCATCGGCGTCGACCGTCTCATCATGCTTCTGACCAACGCGCCGTCGATCCGCGACGTCATCCTCTTCCCGGCCCGCCGCAACAAAGCCGACTGA
- a CDS encoding transcriptional regulator, AraC family (PFAM: transcription activator effector binding; helix-turn-helix- domain containing protein AraC type~SMART: helix-turn-helix- domain containing protein AraC type~KEGG: rec:RHECIAT_CH0003925 probable transcriptional regulator protein~SNP /replace=T) — protein MSAVGRAIWFIESHFESDISLEEISEAAGLSRYHLSRVFGLVTGYSISGYIRGRRLSRAVPTLVGSSSTILEVALCAGYGSHEAFTRAFRDQFGMTPDAVRRQGHACNLVLLEPIRMDPAHLNDLEPPRFETLQPMLFAGLQEIYPYGGNAAIPSLWQKFNAHFGHISGQKGNVAYGICTHIDGEAEKFRYMAAVEISDAGDLPADFATLKLPGQRYVVFAHRGHVSGIPATMNRIFGAWWPTSGLEHSETPDMFERYDERFDPYTGMGVTEIWLPIRA, from the coding sequence ATGAGCGCTGTCGGACGGGCGATCTGGTTCATCGAGAGCCATTTCGAAAGCGATATATCGCTGGAAGAGATATCGGAAGCAGCCGGATTGTCGCGCTACCATCTGTCGCGCGTCTTCGGGCTCGTCACCGGCTACTCGATCAGCGGCTATATAAGAGGGCGGCGCCTCAGCCGCGCCGTGCCCACACTGGTCGGCAGCTCATCCACCATTCTCGAGGTTGCGCTTTGCGCGGGCTACGGCTCGCACGAGGCCTTCACCCGTGCCTTCCGCGACCAGTTCGGCATGACGCCGGATGCGGTGCGCAGACAGGGGCACGCCTGTAACCTTGTCTTGCTGGAGCCGATCAGAATGGACCCCGCCCACCTCAACGACCTCGAACCGCCCCGTTTCGAAACCCTCCAACCGATGCTGTTTGCCGGCCTGCAGGAGATCTACCCCTATGGCGGCAATGCCGCCATCCCCTCTCTCTGGCAGAAATTCAATGCCCATTTCGGACATATCTCCGGTCAGAAAGGCAATGTCGCCTACGGCATCTGTACGCATATCGACGGAGAAGCGGAGAAATTCCGCTATATGGCCGCGGTCGAGATCTCCGATGCGGGTGATCTGCCGGCGGATTTTGCAACGCTCAAGCTTCCAGGCCAGCGCTACGTCGTCTTTGCCCATCGCGGCCACGTCTCCGGCATTCCGGCGACGATGAACCGCATTTTTGGCGCATGGTGGCCGACCTCGGGCCTAGAGCACAGCGAGACACCCGACATGTTCGAACGCTACGACGAGCGCTTCGACCCCTATACCGGCATGGGCGTCACCGAAATCTGGTTGCCGATCAGAGCATAA